From one Brevibacterium sp. 'Marine' genomic stretch:
- the menD gene encoding 2-succinyl-5-enolpyruvyl-6-hydroxy-3-cyclohexene-1-carboxylic-acid synthase has product MSNSSAVAQQIARSLVHAGVSEVVFAPGSRSAPLVYAVAPLNEAGLIRTHVRVDERDAAFLALGLARGLRARGSESAVAVVTTSGSAVANLHPAVLEASYGHLPLLALTADRPARLRRTGANQTIDDQSQVLSDVRARFDVPAGDSTEAVARSVSDAVAAALGSHRGTVTEAAGPVQFNVQFDTPLVPTPGELNAWTDEIGALAGNDAGRRVRATVSESRARVGVTITDGTVLVAGDAGGYPAESLHALAADQHLPVLAEPSSPLARTAADLSATGAAEPSTIVPAHARVLSDHPDLREAIRTVIVHGKPTLTRPVAALLADESVTVQHVPDAIDAFDLTARDERPGGLTATGEAEGVAASGSAWVRAWIDAGTSLVAAARSERAAECRPEPTGAETSGDASAREFQSTARTITERLAVQDLTLFVASSNSVRYLSDATDIRARIHASRGLAGIDGLISTATGLSLGLREPVFLLIGDIAMLHDIGGLLSPSAEDAGDVTIVVLNDDGGAIFSGLEHSQPHLDGFLERYFTVPHGRGFADLAAAYGWGYMRVSDLVSFDRAMDEGLGAADDRSATTAGTRRIIEVRLD; this is encoded by the coding sequence ATGTCGAATTCGAGCGCGGTGGCGCAGCAGATTGCCCGAAGCCTGGTCCACGCCGGTGTCAGTGAGGTCGTCTTCGCCCCCGGTTCACGGTCCGCGCCCTTGGTCTATGCCGTGGCACCGCTGAACGAGGCGGGGCTGATCCGCACCCATGTGCGCGTCGATGAGCGCGATGCCGCCTTCCTCGCCCTCGGCCTGGCCCGTGGTCTGCGTGCGCGCGGCAGTGAGTCCGCCGTGGCGGTCGTGACGACGTCCGGATCGGCCGTGGCCAACCTCCATCCCGCCGTCCTCGAAGCCTCTTACGGGCATCTGCCGCTGCTCGCGCTGACCGCCGACCGTCCCGCTCGGCTGCGCCGTACCGGAGCCAACCAGACCATCGATGACCAGTCACAGGTGCTCTCCGACGTCCGTGCCCGATTTGATGTGCCCGCCGGGGACAGCACCGAGGCGGTCGCCCGATCCGTGTCAGACGCCGTGGCCGCGGCACTGGGATCACACAGAGGCACCGTCACCGAGGCGGCCGGCCCCGTCCAGTTCAATGTGCAGTTCGACACCCCCTTGGTTCCCACCCCGGGGGAGCTGAACGCGTGGACGGACGAGATCGGCGCGCTGGCTGGGAACGACGCAGGGCGACGTGTGAGGGCGACCGTGTCGGAGTCCCGTGCGCGCGTCGGAGTCACCATCACCGACGGGACCGTCCTCGTCGCCGGGGACGCCGGCGGGTATCCGGCCGAATCTCTGCATGCGCTCGCCGCCGACCAGCATCTTCCGGTGCTTGCCGAACCGTCGAGTCCGCTGGCTCGCACCGCTGCTGACCTGTCGGCCACCGGAGCAGCCGAGCCGTCGACCATCGTGCCTGCCCATGCCCGTGTGCTCAGCGATCATCCCGATCTGCGCGAGGCGATCCGCACCGTCATCGTCCATGGAAAACCGACCCTGACCAGGCCCGTGGCGGCACTGTTGGCCGACGAATCCGTGACTGTGCAGCACGTTCCCGACGCCATCGATGCGTTCGATCTGACCGCCCGCGACGAGAGGCCCGGTGGGCTGACGGCCACGGGAGAGGCAGAGGGGGTTGCCGCCTCGGGGTCGGCTTGGGTGCGCGCCTGGATCGACGCGGGGACGTCCCTCGTGGCAGCCGCACGATCAGAGCGGGCCGCGGAATGCCGCCCGGAACCGACTGGGGCCGAGACCTCCGGTGACGCCTCGGCGAGGGAATTCCAGTCGACCGCACGGACGATCACCGAGCGGCTGGCCGTGCAGGACCTCACGCTCTTCGTGGCCAGCTCGAATTCGGTGCGCTACCTCAGCGACGCCACCGACATCCGCGCCCGCATCCACGCCTCTCGCGGACTCGCCGGAATCGACGGATTGATCTCGACGGCGACAGGTCTGTCCTTGGGCCTGAGGGAGCCGGTCTTCCTGCTCATCGGTGATATCGCCATGCTCCACGACATCGGCGGACTGCTCAGCCCGAGCGCCGAGGATGCCGGTGATGTGACGATCGTCGTACTCAACGACGACGGGGGAGCGATCTTCTCCGGGCTCGAACATTCTCAGCCCCACCTCGACGGTTTCCTGGAACGCTATTTCACGGTCCCGCACGGTCGCGGATTCGCCGATCTCGCCGCAGCCTACGGTTGGGGGTACATGCGAGTCAGCGACCTGGTGAGCTTCGACCGGGCCATGGACGAGGGCCTCGGCGCCGCCGACGATCGCAGCGCGACCACCGCCGGGACGCGTCGCATCATCGAAGTCCGACTCGACTGA
- a CDS encoding type II toxin-antitoxin system prevent-host-death family antitoxin → MSISASEARKILFPLIERVNEDRVAIEIVSRKGNAVLMPAAEYAAWQETAYLFRSSTNARRLLDAYDRVRLHSSRGSASPNS, encoded by the coding sequence ATGTCCATCAGCGCAAGCGAGGCGCGCAAGATCCTGTTCCCGCTCATAGAGCGAGTGAATGAAGACCGTGTTGCCATCGAGATCGTCTCTCGCAAGGGAAATGCTGTTCTGATGCCGGCCGCCGAGTACGCCGCATGGCAAGAGACCGCCTACCTGTTCCGCTCATCGACCAACGCTCGCCGCCTGCTCGATGCCTACGACCGTGTCCGCCTGCACAGTTCTCGGGGATCGGCAAGCCCGAACAGCTGA
- a CDS encoding Txe/YoeB family addiction module toxin, which yields MDQRSPPARCLRPCPPAQFSGIGKPEQLKYGAQGSWSRRITDEHRLVYLVVDEDLVILQARYHY from the coding sequence ATCGACCAACGCTCGCCGCCTGCTCGATGCCTACGACCGTGTCCGCCTGCACAGTTCTCGGGGATCGGCAAGCCCGAACAGCTGAAGTACGGAGCCCAGGGCTCGTGGTCGCGGCGCATCACCGATGAGCACCGACTGGTCTATCTCGTCGTCGACGAAGACCTCGTGATTCTTCAGGCCCGCTACCACTACTGA